A DNA window from Doryrhamphus excisus isolate RoL2022-K1 chromosome 2, RoL_Dexc_1.0, whole genome shotgun sequence contains the following coding sequences:
- the g3bp1 gene encoding ras GTPase-activating protein-binding protein 1: MVMEKPSAQLVGREFVRQYYTLLNQAPDYLHRFYGKNSSYVHGGLDANGKPLEAVYGQSDIHKRVMALSFCDCHTKIRHVDAHATLNEGVVVQVMGELSNNMQPMRKFMQTFILAPEGTAANKFYVHNDVFRYQDEVFADSDSEAPEESEDEVEEMEERVPSPDILPEESSSFYEAQPCSEAALPADDVEVAASPEPEPEGEEAAAADGTAADLKQDAAPESQSDGAHAANEQTEKSPALNAGAEPAEPAPAAQEENRPFSWASVTSKNLPPSGAVPVSGIPPHVVKAASTAPTRMELKSESQTVSQRPQRDQRPREQRPPAAAPVNRGPQPVREGEQGEAEGRRTIRYPDAHQLFVGNVPHNADKSELKEFFEQYGTVLELRINSGGKLPNFGFVVFDAAEPVQKILNSRPIKLRGYVRLNVEEKKTRSAREGDRRDVRPRGPGGPGGPRERVSGPRGPPTRGGATQKPSFGSGRGAGPSEGRYPAQRQ; the protein is encoded by the exons atggtgATGGAGAAGCCAAGTGCCCAGCTGGTCGGGCGAGAGTTTGTCCGACAGTATTACACGCTGCTCAACCAGGCGCCCGATTACCTGCACAG gttTTACGGCAAGAACTCCTCGTATGTTCACGGCGGTCTGGACGCCAACGGCAAACCTCTGGAGGCGGTTTACGGCCAGTCG GACATCCACAAGCGTGTCATGGCGCTGAGCTTCTGCGACTGTCACACCAAGATCCGCCATGTGGACGCTCACGCCACGCTCAACGAGGGCGTGGTGGTCCAGGTGATGGGGGAGCTGTCCAACAACATGCAGCCCATGAGGAAGTTCATGCAGACCTTCATCCTGGCGCCGGAG GGCACCGCCGCTAACAAGTTCTACGTTCACAATGACGTCTTTCGCTACCAGGATGAAGTCTTCGCCGACTCGGACTCTGAAGCCCCCGAAG AGTCGGAGGACGAGGTGGAGGAAATGGAGGAGCGCGTTCCCTCGCCTGACATCCTGCCCGAAGAGTCCAGTTCCTTCTACGAGGCGCAACCTTG TTCCGAAGCGGCACTTCCTGCCGACGACGTGGAAGTGGCAGCGAGTCCGGAACCGGAACCCGAAGGCGAggaagcggcggcggcggacggCACGGCGGCGGACCTGAAGCAGGACGCCGCACCGGAGTCGCAAAGCGACGGCGCGCACGCGGCCAATGAGCAGACAGAGAAAAGCCCCGCCCTCAACGCCGGCGCAGAACCCGCCGAGCCCGCCCCTGCCGCCCAGGAGGAAAACCGG CCGTTCTCGTGGGCCTCGGTGACCAGCAAGAACCTCCCACCCAGCGGGGCTGTCCCCGTCTCAGGAATCCCGCCCCACGTGGTCAAAGCCGCGTCAACGGCACCG ACCCGAATGGAACTGAAGTCAGAGTCCCAGACAGTGTCGCAGAGACCCCAACGAGACCAGCGCCCCCGAGAGCAGAGGCCGCCCGCTGCGGCGCCGGTGAACAGAGGACCGCAACCCG TCCGTGAAGGCGAGCAGGGTGAGGCGGAAGGTCGGCGAACGATCCGCTACCCCGACGCCCATCAGCTCTTCGTGGGCAACGTTCCCCACAATGCGGACAAGAGCGAACTCAAGGAATTCTTTGAGC AATACGGGACGGTTTTGGAGCTGCGGATCAACAGCGGCGGCAAACTTCCCAACTTTGGCTTTGTGGTCTTCGACGCCGCCGAGCCCGTCCAGAAGATCCTCAACAGTCGG CCCATCAAATTACGCGGCTACGTGCGTCTCAACGTGGAGGAGAAGAAGACCCGCTCGGCCCGAGAAGGCGACAGACGGGACGTGAGACCCCGTGGACCGGGAGGACCCGGCGGTCCCAGAGAGCGTGTCAGCGGCCCCAGAGGCCCCCCGACCCGCGGAGGAGCCACACAGAAGCCCAGTTTCGGTTCCGGCCGGGGGGCGGGACCCAGCGAGGGGCGTTACCCGGCTCAGCGTCAGTGA